GTCCAGTCGTACTCGGTACCCGCCACCGGGGTGGCGCCGACCGGCAGCAGACGCCCGTCCACCAGCAGCCGGGTACGCGTCGGCAGCCGCATGACCAGGTCGTCCACCGCGACGCCCGGCAGTTGCAGGTACGGGTGCACGGAGAAGCCGAACGGCGCCACCGCACCGCCGGTGTTTGTCACCTCGTGCTCGGCGCGCAGCCCGGCCGGGCCGACGCTCCACCGGCTGCGCAGCCGCAGCGGCCACGGGTAACCGGGCTGCGGCGGCAGGTCGTAGCCGACCGTCACCGCGTCCGCCGACTGCTCCAACAGCTGCCACGGCACCCAGTTGACCAGCCCGTGGATGGCCACGTGCCGCTGCGGCTCGGTCAGCGGGAGCTGGTGCGTCCGGTCCCCGAAGGAGTAGCGGCCGTCGCGGATCCGGTTCGGCCAGGGCGCCAGCACCTGCCCGGCGCAGCCGGGGCAGACCTCGTCGGTCTGGTACCCGTCGACCAGGTCGACCCCGTCGTGCCGGTACGTGCGCAGCCCGCCGCCCACCTCCACGATGACGGCCTCGTGGCCGGCGGCGGAGATGGTCCACTGGGCGCCGGAGAAGGGGCGCTGGTCGGGGCTGTCCATGCCGGCGACCCTAACCGGTCACGTCCGGTCGCCGCTCGACGCCGCCGCCCGGTACCGCAGCAGCGCCGGGAAGGCTGCCGCCAGCACGACCACGAGCACCGCCGAGGCCAACCCGCCGGCCACCCAGGCCACCCCACCGCCGAACCCGGCGGCCATCGTGCCGGCCCGCAGGTCGCCCAGTCGCGGGCCGCCGGCCACCACCACCGTGTTCACCCCCTGCAACCGGCCGCGCATCCGATCCGGTGCGTAGATCAGCAGCATCGACTGGCGCAGCACCGAGCTGACCAGGTCGGCGGCGCCGGCCACGGCCAGCAGGGCGATCATCAGCCAGAGCTGACGGGCCAGGCCGGCCGCCGCGATCGCCACCCCCCAGCCGACCACGGCCAGCACCAGACCTAGCCCCTGCCGGCGAAGCCGGCCGATCCAGCCGGAGGTGAGCCCGCCGATCATCGAGCCGATCGCGATGGCGCTGTAGAGCCAGCCGACCGCGGCGGGATTGCCGAACCGCTCGGTGGCGATCTCCGGGAAGAGCGCGCGGGGCATGGCCAGGATCATCGCGATCAGGTCCACCCCGAACGAGAGCAACAGCACCGGCGTGGTGGCCAGGTACCGGAACCCGTCGATGACGCTGCTCAGGCCGGCCCGACGCGGACCGTTCTCGGCCGCCGGGTCCGGTTCGGGTGGCATCGCCGGCAACCGCCACGTCGCCCAGAACGAGGCGCCGAAGAGCACCGCGTCCACCGCGTACGCGATCGGCAGTCCCACATCGGTCCGCCAGATGGCGAAGATCAGCCCGGCGGCGAGCGGTCCGAAGACCGAGGTGGCCGTGAAGGTGGTGAAGTTCAACGTGCTCGCGGCCGGTACCAGCTCGTCCGGGACCAACCGGGGCAGGATCGCGCTCCGGGTCGGCGAGGTGATCGCGAAGGCGGTCGACTGCAACGCCACGAGCAGCAGTAGGAGCAGCGGGCTGCCCAGCCCGAGCAGAGCGTGCGCCAGCAGCGCCACCGTCGATGCCCAGAGCAGCACCCCGCCGCCGAGCAGCACCCGGCGCCGGTCCCGGGCGTCGGCGACCGCACCGCCCCACAGGCCGAACACCAGCAGCGGCAGGAAACCCGCAACACCGAGCAGGCCTACCCAGAACGATCCCTTGGTCAGCCCGAACATCTCCACCGGCACGGCCACCGCTGTGAACTGGAAGCCGAACATCGCCACGCTGTTGCCGAACCACACCCGCCGGTACGCCGGCACGCGAAGCGGACGCAGATCGATCGCCCAGCGGCGCGCACCACGCGGCCGGGCCTCCTGCACACCGGTCACGGTGCCAACCGCTCGACGGTCCAGACGCCCTCGTCGAGCAGGCGGAAACGCAACCGGTCATGCAACCGACCGGCCCGGCCCTGCCAGAACTCCACAGTGTCGGGCCGGACCCGCAGCCCACCCCAGTGCGGCGGGGTCGGGATCACCGGCTCGCCGTCGAACCGCTCGGCAGCCGCCCGGTAGCTCTCCTCCAGCGCCGCCCGATCCGGCACCACCTGGGACTGGGGGCTGGCCCAGGCGCCCAGCTGGGAGCCGCGCGGGCGGCTGGCGAAGTACGCCTCGGCCACCGCACTGTCGACCGGGGCGACGCGGCCGGTGACCACCACCTGACGCTGCATCGGGAACCACGGGAAGACCAGGCTGGCGTACGGGTTCGCCGACGCCTCGACACCCTTGCGCGACAGGTGGTTGGTGAAGAAGACGAAGCCGTCCGGGTCGTACCCCTTCAGCAGGACGGTCCGCCCGCTCGGCCGGCCGGTGGCGTCGGCGGTGCCCACCACCATCGCGTTGGGTTCGGGTAGCCCGAAGGCCACCGCGTCGGCGAACCAGCTGTCGAACTGGGTGTGCCAGTCGGCGGCCAGGTCAGCCTCGGTCAGGCCCAGGTCCGCGGCGTACTCGTTACGCATCGCGGCCGGGGCGGGTGTGTCGCCCGTCACGTTCCCACTCCTTCTCGGCGGCCCCGCCAGCGCCCTCCCGCGCTGGCCAGCACGCACCGCCCAGTCTCACCGAGCGGCGCGGGAAATGCGCGTGCGGGGATGTCGTGTGCAGCACAGTGGCAGCGGGTCGCGTATCCAGTTACTCAGCAGGCAAGATGTTCCGAACACATCCCTGAGGGTCGCCTGAGGCGCTCGGCCGACCGGGCCGAATGAGCTGACCGGGCGCACCGACCAGATGCAGGAGAGCGACATGGCCGATTTCAAACCCGGGCTGGAGGGCGTAGTCGCCTTCGAGACCGAGATCGCCGAACCAGACCGTGAGGGTGGCGCGCTGCGCTATCGCGGGGTCGACATCGAGGATCTGATCGGCCAGGTCTCGTTCGGCAACGTGTGGGCGCTGCTGGTCGACGGCCGGTTCGGGCCGGGCCTGCCGCCGGCGGAGCCGTTCCCGGTGCCGGTGCACTCCGGCGACATCCGCGTCGACGTGCAGTCCGCGGTCGCCATGCTGGCCCCGTACTGGGGGCTGAGCCAGCTGCTGGACATCTCCGACGAGCAGGCCCGCGAGGACCTCGCCCGGGTCTCGGTGACCGCGCTCTCCTTCGTCGCCCAGTCCGCCCGGGGCCTCGGCCTGCCGGCGGTGCCGCAGAAGGAGATCGACAAGGCGCAGACCATCGTCGAGCGGTTCATGAAGCGCTGGCGGGGCGAGCCCGACCCGCGGCACGTCAAGGCCGTCGACGCGTACTTCATCTCGGCCGCCGAGCACGGCCTGAACGCCTCCACCTTCACCGCCCGCATCGTCGCCTCCACCGGGGCGGACGCGGCGGCCTGCATCTCCTCCGGCATCGGCGCCCTCTCCGGCCCGCTGCACGGCGGCGCCCCGTCCCGGGTGCTCAGCATGCTGGAGGCGGTGGAGCGCAGCGGGGACGCCGAGGGCTACGTCAAGGGCGTGCTGGACCGCGGCGAGCGGCTGATGGGCTTCGGCCACCGGGTCTACCGCGCGGAGGACCCCCGCGCCCGAGTGCTCCGGCGTACCGCCAAGGAGTTGGGCGCCCCGCGCTTCGAGATCGCCGAGGCACTGGAGAAGGCGGCGCTGGCCGAGCTGCAGGCCCGCCGCCCGGACCGGGTGCTGGCGACCAACGTCGAGTTCTGGTCGGCCGTGGTGCTGGACTTCGCCGAGGTGCCGGCGCACATGTTCACCTCGATGTTCACCTGCGCCCGGATGGGCGGCTGGAGCGCGCACATCCTGGAGCAGAAGCGCCTGCAGCGGCTGGTCCGCCCGTCTGCCCGCTACATCGGCCCGGCCAGCCGCAAGCCCAGCGACGTCGAAGGCTGGAGCGCCATCCCCCACGGCGTCTGATCGGTAAGGAAGGGCCCCTTCTTAACGCCTCGCGTATAGGAAGGGGCCCTTCCTAACCGCAGCCGGGTGAGCGGCGCCGGATGTGGCGAAGGACTCAGGCCGGCCCTCGGGACCCCGAGCTCCACCGCCCGGGTCGGGTGCGAGGATGGGGGCCGGCAGTGTCGCCGGATCGCCGGCACGGATCCCGGCCCGCCGTGCGCCCCGCGTACGCGCCCGCCGCCGGTCCGCACCGGGCCCCGCCCTCGCCCATGCGGAAGGACCTTCAAGACCGTGGCTGACGCACCGCTCATCCGGATTCCCGACGAGATCAAGCCCGCCGACGGACGCTTCGGCTGCGGCCCGTCCAAGGTCCGTCCGGCGGCCGTGTCCGCCCTCGCCGAGGTGGCCACCAGCTACCTGGGCACCTCGCACCGGCAGAAGACGGTCCGCGACCAGGTCGCCCGGCTGCGCTCCGGCATCGCCGAGTTCTTCTCGCTGCCCGAGGGGTACGAGGTGGTGATCGGCAACGGGGGCACCACCGCGTTCTGGGAGGTCGCCACCTTCGGCCTCATCCGGGACCGGGCACAGTTCGCCAGCTTCGGCGAGTTCGGCGCCAAGTTCGCCAAGTCGGTCAAGGACGCCCCGTTCCTGGGCGAGCCGACCATCCGCAAGGCCGACGCGGGCAGCGCGCCGACCCTGGTCGCCGAGGCCGGCGTGGACGCGTACGCGACCCCGCAGAACGAGACCTCGACCGGCGTGGCCGTGCCGATCAGCCGGGTGGCCGGGGCGGACGAGGGCGCGCTCCTGCTGGTCGACGCCACGTCCGGCGCCGGTGGCCTGGAGGTCAACGTCGGCGAGACCGACGTCTACTACTTCGCGCCGCAGAAGTGCTTCGGCTCCGACGGCGGTCTCTGGCTGGCCCTGATGTCACCGGCAGCGCTGGACCGGGCCGCCGAGATCAAGGCCTCCGGACGGTACGTTCCGGCCTTCCTCGACCTGGTCACCGCGATCGACAACTCGCGGCTGGAGCAGACCTACAACACCCCGGCGTTGGCCACCATCTTCCTGGCCGCCGAGCAGACCGACTGGATGAACGCGCAGGGCGGGCTGGCCTGGGCCGCGAAGCGCACCGCGGAGAGCGCCGCGACGGTGTACGGCTGGGCGGAACGGTCCACCGTGGCCACACCGTTCGTCAGCGACCCGGCGCTGCGGTCCAACGTGGTCGCCACCATCGACCTCGTCGACGAGATCGACGCCACCGCCGTCGCCAAGGCGCTGCGCGCCAACGGCATCGTGGACACCGAGCCGTACCGCAAGCTCGGTCGCAACCAACTGCGGGTGGCGCTGTTCCCGGCCATCGAGCCGGCCGACGTCGAGGCGTTGACCGCGTCCATCGACTACGTGGTCGAGCGCCTCTGACGATCGTCACGGTCGGTGTCCATCAGGGCCCCGGCGGACACCGACCGTGATCATCGTTGCAGCTCAGTCGCGACATGCGGGGTGTCGCTTCCCCCACCCCGAGACAGATGCGCGTACGGTGGTCCGAGACGCCTGGGTGGCCGACTCGTGGCGTGCGGCCAGCGAAGCGGGACGGAGGCAACGCTATGCGCCCAGTACGCTTCGTCGCCCTCTCCGAGGACGGCCATGCTCTGGTTCTCGCCGACGAGGTCGGGCGGCTGCTCGCCCTGCCGATCGACGACCGGATCGCCGGCGCACTGCACGCCGAGCCGGGTGCTCCGCCGCTCCCGGTGGCGCCGACCGCCGCCGACCCGGTTCCCTCACTGTCCCCCCGGGACATTCAGGCCCGCATTCGCTCCGGCGAGTCCGCCGAGGACGTCGCCCGGATCGCCGGGGTGCCGGTCGACCGGGTCCTGCGCTACGCCGGCCCGGTGCTCCAGGAGCGGGCGATGCTCGCCCAGCACGCCCGCCGCACCCGGCTCAAGGGTGCGGAGAAGCCCACCCCGCTGGCCGAGGTGGTCAACGGCCGGTTGAGCCAGCACGGCATCGACACCGAGAAGATCTCCTGGGACGCGTACCGCCGCGACGACGGCACCTGGCGGATCATCGCCACCTGGCCGTCCGGCAAGGCCACCGCGCAGGCGATCTGGGATCTCGACAAGACCCGGCAGGCGGTCACTCCGCACGACGACATGGCGCAGTACCTGTGCGCCGAGCGGCCCACGCCGATCCTCGGCCAGGAGCCGGCGCCGGAGCGGGGCGGGCACGCCCTGCCCGGTCCGTCGCGCGGCGAGCCGAGTCGCGGTGGGCACGGCTTGCCGGCGGCTTCCGAGCACCCGCGTCCGGGCCGGGACCCGATCCGGGCCGGGCGGGACGCACTGCTCGCCTCGCTGGACCGCCCGCTCGGCGCCTCGTCGGGCCGCGGCCTGGAGCCGCGTACCCCGGCTGCCCTCGCCGGGTCGGACGCGCCCCGGCAGCGGCCGGTCGGTGGTGGCGCCGCGGCGCTGCTCGGCGGCGGCCAGGGGTCGGCCTTCGACGACGACTCGGACGCGCCCAAGGAGGTGCCGGCCGTGCCGTCGCTGGCGGTGCTGCGGCCCCGCCGGACGGGCGCCGCGGCGGCTGCCGGCGGCGAGTCCACCGATGCCAACGGCAAGCCGCGCAAGCGGCTGCCGAGCTGGGACGACGTGCTCTTCGGCAGCGGTCCGGCCGCGCGCGAGTCCTCCTGACGCTTCGCGTTGACGGGTGGCGGTTCGCCGCCCGTCAGCGCGAGGCACGCTTACCCCGCAAGGTGCGTCCGCCGGGTGGCGGTGGCGCGGGCTGAGTCAGAGCGGCCAGGCGGCGAGGCGGTCGTAGCGCGGCACGGGGCCGAGGTGGCTGCGGACCAGCAGCAGCTCGGTCGCCGCCCACTGCGGGCCCTGGTAGTCGTCCAGGGTGGCCCGGTCGGCGTCAACGTCAGCCACGTCCACCCGGTCGCCGGGCCGAGCGACGGTCAGGTGCGGGCGGAACGGCTTGTCGTCGTGCGGCAGCCGCGCGTGCCGCAGCCGGGACCGGATCAGTCGCGCCAGTACGTGCAGCGCCTCGACGTCACCCTGGAGATCCACCCACAGCACGGTGAACCGCCCCTGACCGAACCGGCCACCCCCGCCGAGGCTCAGCCGGGGCGAGGCGTCCCGGCCGTCCCGGAACCACTCGGCGGCCAGCCCGAGCGCGCTCTCCACCTCGACCAGCCGGGACGTCTCGACGTCACCGAGGAAGGCCAGGGTGAGGTGCAGGTGGGCCGGGTCGGCGAGCCGGACATTGGTGCCGGCCGCCGCTGCCGCCCCGACCCGCAGTCCGGCGACCTGCGCGCCGAGGTGGGTGACGGCTTCGATGGGCGGATAGACCGCAACGAATAGCCGCAACCGTCGACCGCTCAGCGGTGCTGCTGCCGGTGCCCGGCCCGGGCCGCCGGCAGGGCCAGCCCGGCGGCGTGCAGCACGCCTTCCACCCGCACCCGCTCGATCTCCTGGTCGACGCCGCTCAGCTCGGCGAGGTGTTCGGTGACGCCGAGGGCTCGGCAGGCCAGTCGGAGCCGGTCGTCGTACGCCTGGACCACCGCGCCGTGCCAGACCATCGACCGGCCGGTGCCGCCGAGCCGCTGGCCGCCGAGCCGCCGCAGATCGGCGGCGAGCTGTTCCAGGGGCCGCCGATCGGTGCGGTCGAACTCGCTGAGGTCGATGTCCCGAGTCAGGGCGTCGGCCTCGATGGCGCGGTCGAGACGGGCGATGGTGCGTCGTTCCCGTCGGCGCTCACGCCACTCCGACCAGCCACAGACCACCCGATCCAGAATCTCGTCGGCACAGAAGAGCAGGGCGAACGCCGCCGGAAGGCTGGCCACGGCGAGGAACGCCAGGGCCAGCATCAGCGCACGTCCGACTCCCACGTATCGACGCTAAGCCCCGTCGTGCCGGCCCGCCACCTGATTGGCCGCATCCGCGCCATCCGCTCAACAGGACGCGCTCACGGGCCCCGGAGCGACAACGGTTAGGAAGGGGCCCTTGTTATACAGAATCCGATAACAAGGGGCCCTTCCTTAAACCTCAGCAGTCGGTGGAGGTGACGTAGAAGCGGGGCATCGGCAGCACCCGGAAGCGCAGCCGGGCGCCGGAGCGGCGCAGCTGCCAGGTGAGCGCGATCAACGCCGTGGCCAGCGAGATCAGCCCGCCCATCCAGATGCTGGCACCGGCGCCGAAGCGCTCGGCGATCCAGCCGATCAGCGGCGCGCCGACCGGGTTGGTGCCCAGGAACACCAGGACCCACAGGGCCATCACCCGACCCCGGAAGGCCGCGTCCACACCCAGCTGGACCCGCTGGTTGGCGGCCTGGGCGAAGAAGACCATGAAGAAGCCGGTGGGCACCAGCAGCGTCACGACCAGCCAGTAGGTCGACGCGAAGCCGACCAGGGTGCCGAAGGTGGCACAGGCGATCGCGGCACCGAGCACCAGCCAGACCGACGGGCGGCTGCGCCGGCCGGTGCCGCTGAGCGCGCCTCCCAGCGCGCCGACCGCCAGCGCGGTGCTGAACAGGCCGAACGAGGCGGCACCGGTGTGGAAGACCGTCTTGGCCAGCGCGGCCAGGGTGAGCTGGAAGTTGAACAGCGACATGCCGATCACCGACATCACCGCCATCGGC
Above is a window of Micromonospora coriariae DNA encoding:
- a CDS encoding citrate synthase 2 yields the protein MADFKPGLEGVVAFETEIAEPDREGGALRYRGVDIEDLIGQVSFGNVWALLVDGRFGPGLPPAEPFPVPVHSGDIRVDVQSAVAMLAPYWGLSQLLDISDEQAREDLARVSVTALSFVAQSARGLGLPAVPQKEIDKAQTIVERFMKRWRGEPDPRHVKAVDAYFISAAEHGLNASTFTARIVASTGADAAACISSGIGALSGPLHGGAPSRVLSMLEAVERSGDAEGYVKGVLDRGERLMGFGHRVYRAEDPRARVLRRTAKELGAPRFEIAEALEKAALAELQARRPDRVLATNVEFWSAVVLDFAEVPAHMFTSMFTCARMGGWSAHILEQKRLQRLVRPSARYIGPASRKPSDVEGWSAIPHGV
- the sepH gene encoding septation protein SepH; this translates as MRPVRFVALSEDGHALVLADEVGRLLALPIDDRIAGALHAEPGAPPLPVAPTAADPVPSLSPRDIQARIRSGESAEDVARIAGVPVDRVLRYAGPVLQERAMLAQHARRTRLKGAEKPTPLAEVVNGRLSQHGIDTEKISWDAYRRDDGTWRIIATWPSGKATAQAIWDLDKTRQAVTPHDDMAQYLCAERPTPILGQEPAPERGGHALPGPSRGEPSRGGHGLPAASEHPRPGRDPIRAGRDALLASLDRPLGASSGRGLEPRTPAALAGSDAPRQRPVGGGAAALLGGGQGSAFDDDSDAPKEVPAVPSLAVLRPRRTGAAAAAGGESTDANGKPRKRLPSWDDVLFGSGPAARESS
- a CDS encoding aldose 1-epimerase family protein; this translates as MDSPDQRPFSGAQWTISAAGHEAVIVEVGGGLRTYRHDGVDLVDGYQTDEVCPGCAGQVLAPWPNRIRDGRYSFGDRTHQLPLTEPQRHVAIHGLVNWVPWQLLEQSADAVTVGYDLPPQPGYPWPLRLRSRWSVGPAGLRAEHEVTNTGGAVAPFGFSVHPYLQLPGVAVDDLVMRLPTRTRLLVDGRLLPVGATPVAGTEYDWTSPRRIGRAQLDLCFGQVIADADGGSSVSLAAPDGSSGVRIWADQEFGWWQVFTGDALTGERHRRSVAIEPMTCPPDAFRSGKDLLTLKPGATWRGAWGIRPGA
- the pdxH gene encoding pyridoxamine 5'-phosphate oxidase, encoding MRNEYAADLGLTEADLAADWHTQFDSWFADAVAFGLPEPNAMVVGTADATGRPSGRTVLLKGYDPDGFVFFTNHLSRKGVEASANPYASLVFPWFPMQRQVVVTGRVAPVDSAVAEAYFASRPRGSQLGAWASPQSQVVPDRAALEESYRAAAERFDGEPVIPTPPHWGGLRVRPDTVEFWQGRAGRLHDRLRFRLLDEGVWTVERLAP
- a CDS encoding MFS transporter, which produces MTGVQEARPRGARRWAIDLRPLRVPAYRRVWFGNSVAMFGFQFTAVAVPVEMFGLTKGSFWVGLLGVAGFLPLLVFGLWGGAVADARDRRRVLLGGGVLLWASTVALLAHALLGLGSPLLLLLLVALQSTAFAITSPTRSAILPRLVPDELVPAASTLNFTTFTATSVFGPLAAGLIFAIWRTDVGLPIAYAVDAVLFGASFWATWRLPAMPPEPDPAAENGPRRAGLSSVIDGFRYLATTPVLLLSFGVDLIAMILAMPRALFPEIATERFGNPAAVGWLYSAIAIGSMIGGLTSGWIGRLRRQGLGLVLAVVGWGVAIAAAGLARQLWLMIALLAVAGAADLVSSVLRQSMLLIYAPDRMRGRLQGVNTVVVAGGPRLGDLRAGTMAAGFGGGVAWVAGGLASAVLVVVLAAAFPALLRYRAAASSGDRT
- the thpR gene encoding RNA 2',3'-cyclic phosphodiesterase; translation: MRLFVAVYPPIEAVTHLGAQVAGLRVGAAAAAGTNVRLADPAHLHLTLAFLGDVETSRLVEVESALGLAAEWFRDGRDASPRLSLGGGGRFGQGRFTVLWVDLQGDVEALHVLARLIRSRLRHARLPHDDKPFRPHLTVARPGDRVDVADVDADRATLDDYQGPQWAATELLLVRSHLGPVPRYDRLAAWPL
- the serC gene encoding phosphoserine transaminase encodes the protein MADAPLIRIPDEIKPADGRFGCGPSKVRPAAVSALAEVATSYLGTSHRQKTVRDQVARLRSGIAEFFSLPEGYEVVIGNGGTTAFWEVATFGLIRDRAQFASFGEFGAKFAKSVKDAPFLGEPTIRKADAGSAPTLVAEAGVDAYATPQNETSTGVAVPISRVAGADEGALLLVDATSGAGGLEVNVGETDVYYFAPQKCFGSDGGLWLALMSPAALDRAAEIKASGRYVPAFLDLVTAIDNSRLEQTYNTPALATIFLAAEQTDWMNAQGGLAWAAKRTAESAATVYGWAERSTVATPFVSDPALRSNVVATIDLVDEIDATAVAKALRANGIVDTEPYRKLGRNQLRVALFPAIEPADVEALTASIDYVVERL